Proteins encoded within one genomic window of Bradyrhizobium sp. AZCC 1719:
- a CDS encoding metallohydrolase: MADKLLIRLYDVGLGDCIYCRMPKAHKSGRDFHVLIDCGTLSSTDYLAAAIDNLKTMLPEIDGKRHVDLLVVTHEHKDHMTGFGLDLWDDLSFGAIWMSAAMDLDHPEAKRAKKLHSFAANAMEQAVRLNLALSPPLMELAAALALNKTAMKTLRETLPQASKIKPVYVHAKSKNADLALPLKTDATVSVLGPEKDIDFYYLGKEGDPALRRLGFIDTGLPDPSTAVPQPDAVPTPANIDPADFRRLRSRMLSTALAFADLDGKVCNNTSVVLLIEWKGKRLLFVGDAEWDGAYKEGTKANCAWNVMWNLRKRKLKGPLAFYKIGHHGSVNATPWGMTAAASEGEPLAILDAILPVKSKAGAKATVSTRRGNYETIPRTDLLAEIGKRVSNTRNYANAFKKAGKKTSAVPKFSEFEKKSFSQPQPLRTDLERMLQESRGFVDVEIEA, from the coding sequence ATGGCAGATAAGCTTCTGATCCGGTTGTACGACGTAGGCCTCGGCGACTGCATCTATTGCCGGATGCCGAAGGCGCACAAGAGCGGCAGGGATTTCCACGTCCTGATTGACTGCGGAACGCTGAGCAGCACCGATTATCTTGCTGCCGCCATCGACAATCTGAAGACGATGCTGCCTGAAATCGACGGCAAGCGTCACGTCGATCTCTTGGTCGTGACCCACGAGCACAAGGATCATATGACCGGCTTCGGCCTGGATCTCTGGGACGATCTGTCGTTCGGCGCGATCTGGATGAGCGCGGCGATGGATCTCGATCATCCCGAGGCGAAGCGAGCGAAGAAACTCCACAGTTTCGCGGCCAACGCCATGGAGCAGGCGGTAAGGCTCAATCTCGCGCTCAGCCCGCCCTTGATGGAGCTTGCCGCGGCGCTAGCGCTCAACAAGACCGCAATGAAGACGCTGCGCGAGACCCTGCCCCAGGCAAGCAAGATCAAGCCGGTCTACGTCCATGCGAAGTCGAAGAACGCCGATCTCGCCTTGCCGCTCAAGACCGACGCCACGGTCAGCGTGCTCGGGCCGGAAAAGGACATCGATTTCTACTATCTCGGTAAGGAAGGTGATCCGGCGCTGCGGCGGCTGGGTTTCATCGACACCGGCCTGCCCGACCCGTCGACCGCAGTGCCGCAGCCAGACGCCGTTCCGACGCCGGCGAATATCGATCCAGCCGATTTCCGTCGGCTGCGCTCGCGGATGCTGTCCACTGCGCTCGCCTTCGCCGACCTCGACGGCAAGGTCTGCAACAATACCAGCGTCGTGCTCCTCATCGAATGGAAAGGCAAGCGGCTGTTGTTCGTCGGCGACGCCGAATGGGACGGCGCCTACAAGGAGGGCACGAAGGCCAATTGCGCCTGGAACGTAATGTGGAATTTGCGCAAGCGGAAGCTGAAGGGCCCGCTCGCCTTCTATAAAATCGGCCACCACGGTAGCGTCAACGCCACCCCGTGGGGCATGACGGCGGCCGCCAGCGAGGGCGAGCCGCTCGCCATCCTCGATGCAATCCTGCCGGTGAAGTCGAAGGCCGGTGCAAAGGCGACCGTCTCGACCCGCCGCGGCAACTACGAGACCATTCCGCGCACGGACCTGCTCGCCGAAATCGGCAAGCGGGTTTCCAATACCAGGAATTACGCCAACGCCTTCAAGAAGGCCGGCAAGAAGACGTCGGCGGTGCCGAAATTCAGCGAGTTTGAGAAGAAGTCGTTTTCACAACCGCAGCCCTTGCGCACCGATCTCGAACGGATGCTGCAG